One window of Rasiella rasia genomic DNA carries:
- a CDS encoding nucleoside deaminase: MIEPFDDTYFMKKAMQEAEVAYEQGEIPIGAIVVVNNQIIARAHNLTETLNDVTAHAEMQAITAAANFLGGKYLIDCTLYVTIEPCQMCAGALFWSQLSRVVYGARDEQRGCIAMGTKLHPKTKMEGGVLSAEASQLLKQFFIEKRNLN; this comes from the coding sequence GTGATAGAACCTTTTGACGATACTTACTTTATGAAAAAAGCCATGCAAGAAGCTGAGGTAGCTTACGAGCAGGGCGAAATACCTATAGGTGCTATCGTGGTAGTTAACAACCAGATTATTGCGCGTGCACATAACCTAACGGAAACTTTAAATGACGTAACCGCCCATGCCGAAATGCAAGCCATCACGGCTGCGGCAAATTTTTTAGGCGGCAAATATTTAATTGATTGTACCCTGTATGTTACTATAGAACCTTGCCAGATGTGTGCAGGGGCATTATTTTGGAGCCAACTATCTAGAGTGGTCTATGGCGCAAGAGATGAACAACGCGGGTGCATTGCGATGGGAACGAAATTGCATCCAAAAACAAAGATGGAAGGTGGTGTTTTGTCGGCAGAGGCTTCCCAACTCTTGAAACAATTTTTTATAGAGAAAAGAAATTTGAACTAA
- the dgt gene encoding dGTP triphosphohydrolase produces the protein MQWEDLLSLQKQGDTKKRLRIEENESRTGFEVDYDRVIFSSAFRSLQDKTQVIPLSKTSFVHTRLTHSLEVSVVGRSLGRQVGIAILEKHPHLKTVHGFQSTDFGAIVAAASLAHDIGNPPFGHSGEKAIGNYFLHGNGKRFKDALTEKQYQDLIDFEGNANGFKIVTETKNGVDGGLRLTFATLGAFMKYPKESLPKKPTNHIADKKFGVFQNDTSFFSEVAENLGLIKRGTKGNLSYHRHPLCFLVEAADDICYTIIDFEDGINLGWIPEEIALEYLVNLVKDRLNKEKYAGLSQTKDRLAYLRSLAINTLISEAVTIFVNNEDAILKGEFTASLLDKSQYQAQISDIIKESISKVYQSPEVVEKELAGYQILTTLLDAYTTAFENNANGKLRHYDKLLLRSFNELKIPETTYNYLMFCCNHISMLTDGQALQLFQKINGNL, from the coding sequence ATGCAATGGGAAGACCTGCTCTCGTTACAAAAGCAGGGAGATACAAAAAAGAGACTACGAATAGAAGAAAACGAATCACGTACGGGTTTCGAAGTAGATTATGACCGAGTAATCTTCTCTTCAGCTTTTCGTAGCCTTCAAGATAAAACACAGGTAATCCCACTTTCTAAAACCTCTTTCGTACACACGCGCTTAACACATAGCCTAGAGGTTAGTGTTGTAGGCCGTTCACTTGGAAGACAAGTAGGCATAGCCATCTTAGAAAAGCATCCTCATTTAAAAACAGTACACGGATTTCAATCTACAGATTTTGGGGCCATCGTGGCAGCTGCATCCTTGGCACACGATATTGGGAACCCGCCTTTTGGGCATAGTGGTGAAAAAGCTATTGGTAATTATTTTTTACACGGAAATGGAAAACGATTTAAAGATGCGTTAACTGAAAAACAATACCAAGATCTTATAGATTTTGAAGGAAATGCAAACGGCTTCAAAATTGTAACCGAAACAAAAAATGGTGTCGATGGCGGACTTAGACTCACGTTTGCTACCCTTGGTGCTTTTATGAAGTATCCAAAAGAAAGTCTTCCGAAGAAACCTACAAACCATATAGCAGATAAGAAGTTTGGTGTATTCCAAAATGATACTTCCTTTTTTTCTGAAGTAGCCGAAAATTTGGGCCTTATAAAACGTGGTACTAAAGGTAACTTGAGCTACCATAGACATCCACTGTGTTTTCTGGTAGAAGCCGCAGATGATATTTGCTACACTATTATAGACTTTGAAGATGGTATCAATCTAGGCTGGATTCCTGAAGAAATTGCCCTAGAGTATTTAGTCAACTTAGTGAAAGATAGACTTAACAAGGAGAAATACGCTGGGCTATCGCAAACTAAAGATAGGCTTGCCTATTTAAGATCTTTAGCTATTAATACCTTAATATCTGAGGCGGTAACCATTTTTGTAAACAATGAAGATGCTATTCTTAAGGGAGAATTTACAGCTTCGTTATTAGACAAAAGTCAATACCAAGCGCAAATCTCAGATATCATTAAAGAAAGTATTTCTAAAGTGTACCAAAGCCCAGAAGTAGTTGAAAAGGAACTAGCTGGCTACCAAATTTTAACAACGCTATTAGATGCTTATACTACTGCTTTTGAAAATAATGCAAATGGCAAATTACGTCACTATGACAAGCTACTGCTAAGAAGTTTTAACGAATTAAAAATTCCTGAAACAACCTATAATTACCTTATGTTTTGCTGTAACCATATATCTATGCTTACCGATGGTCAGGCGTTGCAGCTATTTCAAAAAATAAACGGAAACCTTTAA
- a CDS encoding SusC/RagA family TonB-linked outer membrane protein, whose amino-acid sequence MKQNNFYRGRLLLFLFLLPCFVFAQNAITGKVTSEGGETVPFANVIEKGTTNGTTTDIDGNYTINVANVPVTLVFSSLGYTTIEQSVSSAGTVNITMAESAQALDEVVITGLATSIKRTNSANAVASLSAEDITGKTPPPTLDGALYGKFAGAVVNQNSGAPGGGLSVKLRGATSINSNVQPLYIVDGVYVDNSSIASGLSFVSASAAGGSTQGDAQDNATNRIADINPEDIANIEILKGASAAAIYGSRAAAGVVIITTKRGKAGETKFKFSQSVGWTEAINLLGVRDYNRQRVLDTFGEDAANDFVNAQNNGTLVDYENEIFGEKGFIRLTNFSMSGGDSKTKFFAGVSHNNEEGIVRNTGYEKTSLRLNLDHRAKDWLKFSLSSNYIYSSSDRGFFNNDNSGTTIGIALTATRPWDNLLANANGIYPDHPNNSSNPLQTRDLVTNSERVNRFIIGGTMNLDFYRGDNSSLELVLRGGLDMYGQQSRAFFPKGLQFQKPVNGGLNGVSVQGDTQNKIYNLSGFLVHNFTTNNDINFRTQVGLTNERFDRDTKRINATGLVASETNVDQAANVGVNQIRDKQEDAGFFAQEEINFDDKVIATFGVRGDQSSRTGIPDQFNYYPKASVAFNLTEFGIGGDGTALSQFKLRAAYGEAGNFPPRGALFTSYGGAVTSDGVLGISLQGVRGSKDINFERQKELEFGADFGLFEDRVNLSGTYYIKTIDDLILQSALPPSSGFTSEIVNAGELQNKGIELSLSATPVSNDNFQWDLGVNWFKNTSEITRLDVDPFNVGAFGATLGTYRIEEGFSATQIVGIGPNPGPNGFQVFGDAEPDFQMGINNNFKYKNLDLAFLWQWKKGGDNINLTALLTDLNGTSHDYDTIDLDPEGQLGNGPYRVSQLGSSAEVFVEDASYVRLREVGLYYTLDSNALGGVIGGAIDSVRIGLSGTNLLNFFDYNSYDPEVSNFGGGSIFTGVEVTPFPSSKRYLFHLGVNF is encoded by the coding sequence ATGAAACAAAACAACTTTTATCGTGGGAGGCTTTTGCTTTTCTTATTCTTGTTACCGTGCTTCGTATTTGCTCAAAATGCAATTACAGGTAAAGTAACTAGTGAAGGAGGTGAAACCGTTCCCTTCGCAAATGTCATTGAAAAAGGTACTACCAATGGTACTACCACAGATATTGATGGTAATTATACTATTAATGTCGCTAATGTGCCTGTTACCTTAGTTTTTTCCTCATTGGGATATACAACAATTGAGCAATCTGTAAGTAGTGCAGGGACTGTTAATATTACTATGGCCGAATCTGCACAAGCACTAGATGAGGTTGTAATTACAGGTTTGGCAACCTCTATTAAGCGAACAAATTCTGCAAATGCAGTAGCCTCGTTATCTGCAGAAGATATCACTGGAAAAACGCCACCACCTACATTAGATGGTGCGCTCTATGGTAAATTTGCAGGAGCCGTAGTGAATCAAAACTCGGGTGCACCTGGAGGAGGATTATCTGTAAAGCTTCGTGGTGCAACATCTATTAATAGTAATGTACAACCTTTATATATTGTAGATGGGGTGTATGTAGATAACTCATCTATTGCATCAGGTTTAAGCTTTGTTTCCGCCTCTGCAGCAGGAGGGAGCACACAGGGAGATGCTCAAGACAATGCTACCAACCGTATTGCGGATATTAACCCAGAAGATATTGCAAATATCGAAATTTTGAAAGGTGCTTCTGCCGCGGCTATTTATGGTTCTCGTGCAGCAGCAGGGGTGGTTATTATCACTACAAAAAGAGGTAAAGCAGGTGAGACAAAGTTTAAATTTTCACAATCTGTAGGATGGACTGAAGCAATTAACTTATTAGGTGTTAGAGACTACAATAGACAACGTGTCTTAGATACCTTTGGAGAAGATGCTGCCAACGACTTTGTAAACGCACAAAACAATGGAACATTAGTTGACTACGAAAATGAAATCTTTGGTGAAAAAGGATTTATTCGTCTTACAAATTTTAGCATGAGTGGGGGAGATTCGAAAACGAAATTTTTTGCCGGTGTAAGTCATAACAACGAAGAAGGTATTGTACGCAACACAGGGTATGAAAAAACTTCGTTACGTTTAAATTTAGATCACAGAGCGAAAGATTGGCTTAAGTTCAGCTTAAGTTCTAACTATATCTATTCGTCTTCAGATCGTGGGTTCTTTAATAATGATAACTCAGGTACTACTATAGGTATTGCACTTACAGCTACGCGTCCGTGGGACAATCTTTTAGCAAATGCCAATGGTATTTACCCAGACCATCCTAATAACTCATCTAACCCTTTGCAAACAAGAGATTTGGTTACCAATAGTGAGCGGGTAAATCGTTTTATAATTGGAGGAACAATGAACCTTGATTTTTACAGAGGCGATAATTCGAGTTTAGAATTAGTACTCCGTGGTGGTTTAGATATGTACGGACAACAGTCTAGAGCTTTTTTCCCAAAAGGATTACAATTTCAAAAACCTGTAAATGGAGGATTGAATGGTGTTTCGGTACAGGGAGATACGCAGAACAAAATTTACAACCTTTCAGGATTCTTAGTTCATAATTTTACAACGAATAACGATATTAACTTTAGAACCCAAGTAGGTTTAACCAATGAGCGTTTTGATAGAGATACAAAACGTATTAATGCCACTGGATTAGTTGCATCAGAAACCAACGTAGATCAAGCTGCCAATGTAGGTGTAAATCAAATACGTGACAAGCAGGAAGATGCAGGATTTTTTGCACAAGAAGAAATTAACTTCGACGATAAAGTGATAGCAACTTTTGGAGTTAGAGGTGATCAATCTTCTAGAACAGGAATTCCAGATCAATTTAACTACTATCCGAAAGCATCTGTTGCTTTTAACCTAACAGAGTTTGGCATAGGAGGAGATGGAACCGCGTTGAGTCAATTTAAATTGAGAGCTGCCTATGGAGAGGCTGGAAACTTCCCACCTAGAGGTGCTTTGTTTACTTCTTATGGAGGTGCCGTTACGTCTGATGGAGTATTAGGAATCAGCCTGCAAGGTGTTAGAGGTTCTAAAGACATTAATTTTGAGAGACAAAAAGAATTAGAATTTGGTGCAGACTTTGGATTGTTCGAAGACAGAGTTAATTTATCAGGTACATACTATATAAAAACTATAGATGATCTTATCTTACAATCTGCACTGCCACCATCTTCAGGGTTTACTTCTGAAATCGTTAATGCAGGTGAACTACAAAACAAGGGTATCGAACTTTCGTTAAGTGCTACACCAGTTTCAAATGATAACTTTCAGTGGGACTTAGGTGTAAATTGGTTTAAGAATACTTCGGAAATTACCAGATTAGATGTAGATCCGTTTAATGTTGGAGCCTTTGGAGCTACCTTAGGTACCTACCGAATTGAAGAAGGTTTTAGTGCTACCCAAATTGTAGGTATTGGTCCAAATCCTGGACCTAATGGTTTCCAAGTTTTTGGAGATGCTGAGCCAGATTTCCAAATGGGAATTAATAACAATTTCAAATACAAGAATTTAGATTTGGCATTTTTATGGCAATGGAAAAAGGGTGGAGATAATATCAACTTAACAGCCCTTTTAACAGACCTTAACGGAACAAGCCATGATTATGATACCATAGACTTAGATCCTGAAGGGCAATTAGGTAATGGTCCTTACAGAGTGAGCCAATTAGGTTCTTCTGCCGAAGTATTTGTAGAAGACGCATCGTACGTACGTCTTCGTGAAGTAGGATTATACTACACATTAGATAGTAATGCATTAGGTGGTGTAATTGGAGGAGCTATAGACTCGGTTCGAATAGGTCTTTCAGGAACTAATCTACTTAATTTCTTCGACTACAATAGCTATGATCCTGAAGTGTCTAACTTTGGTGGAGGGTCTATTTTTACAGGTGTAGAAGTAACACCTTTCCCTTCTTCTAAGAGATACTTATTTCACCTAGGAGTTAACTTTTAA
- the aspS gene encoding aspartate--tRNA ligase, whose translation MYRTHSNGQLRAVDIDKKVTLAGWVQKTRNKGFMVWVDLRDRYGITQLIFDAERTPKAMMETASQLGREFVIQVTGTVIERESKNPSIPTGDIEILVSEISVLNQSLTPPFTIEDETDGGEDLRMKYRYLDIRRTPVRKNLVFRHKVTMAVRNYLSDKEFIEVETPYLIKSTPEGARDFVVPSRMNEGQFYALPQSPQTFKQLLMVGGMDKYFQIVKCFRDEDLRADRQPEFTQIDCEMAFIEQEDILNTFEGLTRHLLKEINGVEVGDFPRMQYDDAMRMYGNDKPDIRFGMEFGELNAVAQHKDFGVFNSAEMVVGIAVPGGNSYTRKEIDKLIDWVKRPQVGALGMVYCRCNDDGSYKSSVDKFYDQEDLAKWAETTRAKKGDLICVLSGETNKVRAQLSALRMELAERLGLRKADEFAPLWVVDFPLLELDEETGHYHAMHHPFTSPKPGQLELLDSKPGEVKANAYDLVLNGNEIGGGSIRIHDKETQAIMLKHLGFSEEEAKAQFGFLMDAFEYGAPPHGGIAFGLDRLVAILGGQETIRDFIAFPKNNSGRDVMIDAPAPLDKEQLAELNLKLDL comes from the coding sequence ATGTATAGAACGCATAGCAATGGCCAACTTAGAGCCGTAGATATCGATAAAAAAGTAACCTTGGCAGGATGGGTTCAAAAAACCCGAAACAAAGGTTTTATGGTTTGGGTAGACTTGAGGGATCGATACGGTATCACACAACTTATTTTTGATGCAGAACGTACCCCAAAAGCAATGATGGAAACGGCATCTCAACTGGGGCGTGAGTTTGTTATTCAGGTTACAGGAACTGTTATTGAGCGTGAAAGTAAAAATCCGAGTATCCCTACAGGTGATATTGAAATTCTGGTTTCTGAAATTTCAGTGCTAAACCAATCATTAACGCCTCCTTTTACTATAGAAGACGAAACAGACGGTGGTGAGGATCTTAGAATGAAATATCGTTACTTAGATATTCGTCGTACCCCTGTTAGAAAAAATCTAGTATTTCGTCATAAAGTAACTATGGCGGTACGTAATTACCTTTCAGATAAAGAATTTATTGAAGTAGAAACGCCCTACCTTATTAAGTCTACTCCAGAAGGTGCCCGTGATTTTGTGGTGCCAAGCCGCATGAACGAAGGTCAGTTTTATGCACTTCCGCAGTCGCCACAAACATTTAAGCAATTGCTTATGGTAGGCGGTATGGATAAGTATTTTCAAATTGTAAAGTGCTTTAGAGATGAAGACCTACGCGCAGATAGGCAACCGGAATTTACGCAAATAGATTGCGAAATGGCCTTTATTGAGCAAGAAGACATTTTAAACACCTTTGAAGGGCTAACCCGCCATTTACTAAAAGAAATTAACGGAGTTGAAGTTGGAGATTTCCCAAGAATGCAGTACGATGACGCTATGCGAATGTACGGAAATGACAAGCCTGACATTAGATTTGGTATGGAGTTTGGCGAGCTAAATGCGGTTGCTCAACACAAAGATTTTGGCGTTTTTAATTCTGCTGAAATGGTCGTAGGAATTGCAGTACCAGGAGGTAATAGCTATACACGTAAAGAAATTGACAAACTAATTGACTGGGTAAAACGTCCTCAAGTAGGCGCTCTGGGTATGGTTTATTGTAGATGTAATGACGATGGAAGCTACAAATCTTCTGTAGATAAGTTCTACGATCAAGAAGACTTGGCAAAATGGGCCGAAACAACTAGGGCCAAAAAAGGTGACCTTATCTGCGTGCTTTCTGGAGAAACCAATAAGGTGAGAGCGCAACTCTCGGCATTACGTATGGAGTTAGCCGAAAGATTAGGCCTTCGTAAGGCAGACGAATTTGCACCGCTTTGGGTAGTAGACTTCCCTCTACTAGAGCTAGACGAAGAAACTGGACACTACCATGCCATGCATCACCCTTTTACCTCTCCAAAACCAGGACAGCTAGAATTGCTAGACTCCAAACCAGGTGAAGTTAAAGCAAATGCATACGATTTAGTATTAAACGGAAACGAAATTGGTGGTGGTTCTATTCGTATACACGACAAAGAAACACAAGCCATCATGCTAAAACACTTAGGTTTCTCAGAGGAAGAGGCAAAGGCACAATTTGGATTTTTAATGGATGCCTTCGAATATGGAGCACCTCCACATGGTGGAATTGCCTTCGGATTAGATAGATTGGTAGCCATTTTAGGCGGCCAAGAAACCATTCGCGATTTTATAGCATTTCCGAAGAACAACAGCGGACGCGATGTTATGATTGATGCCCCTGCCCCATTAGACAAAGAGCAATTAGCCGAACTCAATCTTAAATTAGATTTGTAG
- a CDS encoding cold-shock protein, translating into MEGTVKFFNESKGYGFITNDDTGKDIFVHVTGLNGEALNEGDKVEYVEEEGRKGMVAGQVRVIHD; encoded by the coding sequence ATGGAAGGAACAGTAAAATTTTTTAACGAATCAAAAGGTTACGGATTCATCACTAATGATGATACCGGAAAAGACATTTTCGTACACGTAACTGGACTTAATGGCGAAGCCCTTAACGAAGGTGACAAAGTAGAATATGTTGAAGAAGAAGGAAGAAAAGGAATGGTTGCGGGTCAAGTACGCGTAATTCACGACTAA
- the dxs gene encoding 1-deoxy-D-xylulose-5-phosphate synthase, translating to MTNNLLQTIQSPFDLRKLPKSKLPLLTSELRQFIINAVATKEGHLGASLGVAELTVALHYVFNTPEDLLVWDVGHQAYGHKILTGRRDLFHTNRRLDGISGFPKRDESEYDTFGVGHSSTAISAALGMAIAAQLQGHSHKQHIAVVGDASIASGMAFEALNHAGVSDTNLLVILNDNAIGIDPSVGALKNYLTQVNLDGTPDTDTLFEALNFNYSGPIDGHDISVLIDELERLKTVPGPKLLHVITKKGKGLRQAEEDQVKYHAPGKFNAETGELLPKSTKAQPPKFQDVFGKTLVELASENKHIVGITPAMPTGSSLKFMMEAFPDRAFDVGIAEQHAVTFAAGLATQGMTVYCNIYATFLQRAYDQLIHDVCLQKLPVIFCLDRAGLVGEDGATHHGIFDLAFLRCIPNLIVFAPRNELELRNILFTAQLGLGLPIAIRYPRGRGHILEWKQPFKKIEIGKAHLLKEGNQIAIISIGTIATNVSEAIKSIEETSEIIIAHYDIRFLKPLDEIVLHKIFSRYKKIVTVEDGVKKGGLGSAIVEFAAENAYTHPIKILGIPDDFPEHGTVEELQELAGISINKIRQEIYRLI from the coding sequence ATGACAAATAATCTGTTACAAACTATTCAATCACCTTTCGATCTTCGGAAACTTCCTAAATCGAAACTCCCTCTATTAACAAGTGAGTTACGGCAATTTATTATCAATGCCGTAGCTACCAAAGAAGGTCATTTAGGCGCAAGTTTGGGAGTGGCAGAATTAACAGTAGCACTACATTACGTTTTTAATACCCCAGAAGATTTGTTGGTTTGGGATGTAGGTCACCAAGCCTATGGTCATAAAATACTTACTGGAAGAAGAGACCTGTTTCATACCAACAGACGCCTTGATGGTATTAGTGGCTTTCCAAAACGAGACGAGAGCGAGTACGACACTTTTGGTGTTGGACACAGCAGCACAGCAATCTCTGCAGCTTTGGGAATGGCAATCGCGGCTCAATTACAAGGTCATAGCCATAAACAACATATTGCTGTTGTTGGAGATGCTTCTATAGCTAGCGGAATGGCCTTTGAGGCTCTAAACCACGCTGGCGTTTCAGACACCAACCTTTTGGTTATACTTAACGACAACGCCATTGGTATTGACCCTAGTGTTGGCGCGTTAAAAAACTACCTAACTCAAGTAAATCTTGACGGCACGCCAGATACCGACACCCTATTTGAAGCCTTAAATTTTAATTATTCGGGACCTATTGACGGACATGATATTTCTGTGCTTATAGACGAATTAGAGCGATTAAAAACTGTTCCTGGGCCCAAATTACTGCATGTAATTACCAAGAAAGGAAAAGGGTTACGCCAAGCAGAAGAAGATCAGGTTAAATATCATGCTCCTGGAAAATTTAATGCAGAAACAGGCGAACTTTTACCGAAATCTACAAAGGCACAACCGCCTAAATTTCAGGATGTCTTTGGCAAAACGTTGGTTGAACTTGCCTCAGAAAACAAGCATATTGTAGGCATTACACCAGCCATGCCTACAGGAAGCTCCTTAAAATTTATGATGGAGGCCTTTCCAGATCGTGCGTTCGATGTGGGTATCGCAGAACAACATGCCGTAACATTTGCAGCAGGTCTTGCCACCCAGGGCATGACAGTTTATTGTAACATTTACGCTACATTTTTACAGCGAGCATACGATCAACTAATTCATGACGTATGCTTACAAAAACTTCCCGTAATTTTTTGTCTTGACCGTGCAGGACTTGTAGGCGAAGATGGGGCTACCCATCACGGTATATTTGATTTAGCATTTTTACGATGTATCCCAAACCTCATCGTTTTTGCACCTCGAAATGAATTAGAACTACGGAATATTTTATTTACCGCTCAACTTGGCTTAGGCTTACCAATTGCCATTCGCTATCCTAGAGGCAGAGGCCATATTTTAGAATGGAAACAACCCTTTAAAAAAATAGAGATTGGTAAAGCACATCTGCTAAAAGAAGGAAACCAAATTGCAATAATTTCTATAGGTACAATTGCAACTAATGTTTCCGAAGCGATAAAAAGTATCGAAGAAACTTCAGAAATTATCATTGCACACTACGACATCAGGTTTTTAAAACCACTAGACGAAATAGTATTGCATAAAATTTTCAGTAGATATAAAAAAATTGTAACAGTAGAAGATGGCGTTAAAAAAGGAGGGTTAGGAAGTGCGATTGTAGAATTTGCTGCAGAAAACGCCTATACGCACCCTATTAAAATTCTTGGAATTCCTGACGATTTCCCCGAACACGGTACAGTAGAAGAATTACAAGAATTGGCCGGAATTTCAATCAATAAAATTAGGCAAGAAATCTATCGCTTAATTTAA